One region of Camelina sativa cultivar DH55 chromosome 6, Cs, whole genome shotgun sequence genomic DNA includes:
- the LOC104698913 gene encoding putative receptor-like protein kinase At3g46340 isoform X3 — protein sequence MKSSHELLLTALIATFANFHLVQAQNQEGFISLDCGLSPNELSPYIELETGLQFSSDSSFIRSGKIGKIDASVAWKYPKSRTTLRYFPDGIRNCYNLSVHQETKYLIRVTSNYGNYDGQNVSPRFDLYIGPNFWVTIDLGKHVNGDTWKEIIHIPKSNSLDVCLIKTGTSTPIISALELRSLPNDTYNTRSGSLKSILRAVLSESTKVIRYPNDFYDRIWVPHFETEWKQISTNLKVNNSNGYLVPQDVLMTAAIPVNTSAPMSFTENLEFPNDELYFNFHFSEVQALEANQTREFSILWNGIVIYSPLSPEYLHAITMFNPSPSLCEVGKCLLELQRTQNSTLPPLLNAIEVFTVINFPQSETNDDDVIAITNIKDTHRLSRISWQGDPCVPRQFLWDGLRCNDTDVSSPPKITSLNLSSSGLTGTIATGIQNLTNLQRLDLSNNNLTGVVPEFLANMKPLLFIDLRKNKLTGSIPKALLDREKKGLKLFVDGDDDNKCLSSSCLPKKKFPIMAVALSVSAVVVIAVRRRFTYSEVVEMTKKFQKTLGEGGFGTVYYGNLNGSEQVAVKVLSKSSSQGYKHFKAEVELLLRVHHINLVSLVGYCDERDHLALIYECMSNGDLKDHLSGKHGNSVLKWSTRLRIAVDAALGLEYLHYGCRPSIVHRDVKSTNILLDDQFMAKIADFGLSRSFQIGEESQASTVVAGTLGYLDPEYYRTCRLAEMSDVYSFGILLLEIITNQNVIDQGREKAHITEWVALVLKGGDVAKIVDPNLHGEYNSRSVWRALELAMSCANPSSEHRPNMSHVVTDLKECISSEKPMQCMDHDMNSNSSLEQSSNFDTEVVPSAR from the exons ATGAAGAGTTCCCATGAGCTTTTGTTAACTGCACTTATAGCAACTTTTGCTAATTTTCACCTTGTTcaagctcaaaatcaaga AGGGTTCATCAGTTTAGATTGCGGGTTATCCCCGAATGAACTGTCTCCTTATATTGAGCTGGAAACTGGATTACAGTTCTCATCAGATTCAAGCTTCATCCGAAGTGGAAAGATTGGTAAAATTGATGCCAGTGTGGCGTGGAAGTACCCAAAGTCACGGACAACGCTGAGATACTTTCCAGACGGAATACGAAATTGTTATAATCTTAGCGTgcaccaagaaacaaaatatttgattaggGTCACAAGTAACTATGGAAATTACGATGGTCAAAACGTTTCTCCTAGATTTGATTTGTACATAGGCCCTAATTTCTGGGTAACAATAGATTTGGGGAAGCATGTAAATGGTGATACATGGAAGGAGATTATTCATATACCAAAGTCAAACTCTTTAGATGTGTGTCTTATAAAGACGGGCACATCAACGCCAATCATATCGGCCTTGGAACTAAGGTCTCTACCGAATGACACTTACAACACAAGATCAGGTTCTTTGAAGTCGATATTGAGGGCAGTTCTAAGTGAATCAACAAAAGTTATAAG GTACCCAAATGATTTCTACGATCGAATATGGGTTCCACACTTTGAGACGGAATGGAAGCAAATTTCTACCAATCTCAAAGTGAACAACTCCAATGGTTATCTTGTGCCGCAGGATGTGCTCATGACCGCCGCAATACCTGTGAATACTAGTGCTCCAATGAGTTTTACGGAGAATCTTGAGTTCCCTAATGATGAACTTTACTTCAACTTTCACTTCTCTGAGGTTCAAGCCTTAGAGGCCAACCAGACTAGAGAGTTCAGCATTTTGTGGAACGGAATAGTTATTTACAGCCCTTTGAGCCCTGAATATCTTCACGCCATCACTATGTTCAACCCGTCACCATCTCTTTGTGAAGTAGGGAAATGCTTATTAGAGCTTCAAAGAACTCAGAACTCAACTCTTCCGCCTCTTCTTAATGCCATTGAAGTTTTCACAGTGATCAATTTTCCGCAGTCTGAAACAAACGATGATGATg TGATTGCTATAACAAACATCAAAGACACCCACAGATTAAGTAGAATTTCATGGCAAGGAGATCCATGCGTCCCACGACAGTTTTTGTGGGATGGCCTAAGATGCAACGACACAGATGTGTCTAGCCCACCAAAAATCACTTCCTT AAACTTGTCTTCAAGTGGGTTAACAGGAACCATAGCAACTGGAATTCAAAATCTAACCAATCTCCAAAGGCT GGACTTGTCAAATAACAATTTGACAGGAGTAGTGCCGGAATTTCTAGCTAACATGAAACCGTTGCTGTTCAT AGACTTGAGGAAGAACAAACTGACTGGTTCAATTCCAAAGGCTCTACTTGATAGAGAAAAGAAAGGACTAAAATTATT TgttgatggagatgatgataaTAAGTGTTTATCCAGTTCATGTCTCCCAAAAAAGAAATTTCCAATAATGGCTGTTGCATTATCTGTTTCTGCGGTTGTGGTCATTGCAGTG AGGAGAAGATTTACTTATTCTGAAGTTGTggaaatgacaaaaaaattccaaaaaacctTAGGTGAAGGAGGTTTCGGAACCGTGTATTATGGTAATTTAAATGGTTCAGAGCAGGTAGCGGTTAAAGTActctcaaaatcatcatcacagGGCTATAAACACTTTAAGGCAGAG GTCGAACTTCTTCTAAGAGTTCACCACATAAACTTGGTGAGCCTAGTTGGATATTGTGATGAAAGAGATCACTTGGCTCTAATCTACGAATGCATGTCTAATGGAGACTTAAAAGATCATTTGTCAG GAAAACATGGTAACTCTGTTCTGAAATGGAGTACTAGACTAAGAATAGCTGTCGATGCTGCGCTAG GATTGGAATACTTACATTATGGATGTCGACCATCGATAGTGCATAGAGATGTCAAAAGTACCAATATACTGCTGGACGATCAGTTCATGGCCAAAATTGCTGATTTTGGGCTTTCAAGATCGTTCCAAATCGGAGAAGAATCACAAGCTTCGACAGTTGTTGCTGGTACTCTTGGATATCTTGATCCCGA ATATTATAGAACATGTCGGTTGGCTGAGATGAGCGATGTCTACAGTTTCGGTATTTTATTACTAGAGATTATCACAAACCAAAATGTGATTGACCAAGGACGCGAAAAGGCTCACATTACAGAATGGGTGGCACTTGTGCTTAAGGGAGGAGATGTCGCTAAGATTGTTGATCCTAACCTTCACGGTGAATACAACTCTCGTTCAGTTTGGAGAGCTCTTGAATTGGCTATGTCATGCGCAAACCCTTCTTCAGAACATCGACCAAACATGTCACACGTTGTTACCGATCTAAAAGAATGCATCTCTTCTGAAAAACCGATGCAATGTATGGACCACGACATGAATTCTAATAGTTCCCTCGAACAAAGTTCAAACTTTGATACTGAGGTGGTCCCTAGTGCAAGATAG
- the LOC104698913 gene encoding putative receptor-like protein kinase At3g46340 isoform X1 has translation MKSSHELLLTALIATFANFHLVQAQNQEGDQQGFISLDCGLSPNELSPYIELETGLQFSSDSSFIRSGKIGKIDASVAWKYPKSRTTLRYFPDGIRNCYNLSVHQETKYLIRVTSNYGNYDGQNVSPRFDLYIGPNFWVTIDLGKHVNGDTWKEIIHIPKSNSLDVCLIKTGTSTPIISALELRSLPNDTYNTRSGSLKSILRAVLSESTKVIRYPNDFYDRIWVPHFETEWKQISTNLKVNNSNGYLVPQDVLMTAAIPVNTSAPMSFTENLEFPNDELYFNFHFSEVQALEANQTREFSILWNGIVIYSPLSPEYLHAITMFNPSPSLCEVGKCLLELQRTQNSTLPPLLNAIEVFTVINFPQSETNDDDVIAITNIKDTHRLSRISWQGDPCVPRQFLWDGLRCNDTDVSSPPKITSLNLSSSGLTGTIATGIQNLTNLQRLDLSNNNLTGVVPEFLANMKPLLFIDLRKNKLTGSIPKALLDREKKGLKLFVDGDDDNKCLSSSCLPKKKFPIMAVALSVSAVVVIAVVMILIFLFRNGKRSSLGNLFPFLVMPQIGITSTSISEESIETKRRRFTYSEVVEMTKKFQKTLGEGGFGTVYYGNLNGSEQVAVKVLSKSSSQGYKHFKAEVELLLRVHHINLVSLVGYCDERDHLALIYECMSNGDLKDHLSGKHGNSVLKWSTRLRIAVDAALGLEYLHYGCRPSIVHRDVKSTNILLDDQFMAKIADFGLSRSFQIGEESQASTVVAGTLGYLDPEYYRTCRLAEMSDVYSFGILLLEIITNQNVIDQGREKAHITEWVALVLKGGDVAKIVDPNLHGEYNSRSVWRALELAMSCANPSSEHRPNMSHVVTDLKECISSEKPMQCMDHDMNSNSSLEQSSNFDTEVVPSAR, from the exons ATGAAGAGTTCCCATGAGCTTTTGTTAACTGCACTTATAGCAACTTTTGCTAATTTTCACCTTGTTcaagctcaaaatcaagaaggaGATCAGCA AGGGTTCATCAGTTTAGATTGCGGGTTATCCCCGAATGAACTGTCTCCTTATATTGAGCTGGAAACTGGATTACAGTTCTCATCAGATTCAAGCTTCATCCGAAGTGGAAAGATTGGTAAAATTGATGCCAGTGTGGCGTGGAAGTACCCAAAGTCACGGACAACGCTGAGATACTTTCCAGACGGAATACGAAATTGTTATAATCTTAGCGTgcaccaagaaacaaaatatttgattaggGTCACAAGTAACTATGGAAATTACGATGGTCAAAACGTTTCTCCTAGATTTGATTTGTACATAGGCCCTAATTTCTGGGTAACAATAGATTTGGGGAAGCATGTAAATGGTGATACATGGAAGGAGATTATTCATATACCAAAGTCAAACTCTTTAGATGTGTGTCTTATAAAGACGGGCACATCAACGCCAATCATATCGGCCTTGGAACTAAGGTCTCTACCGAATGACACTTACAACACAAGATCAGGTTCTTTGAAGTCGATATTGAGGGCAGTTCTAAGTGAATCAACAAAAGTTATAAG GTACCCAAATGATTTCTACGATCGAATATGGGTTCCACACTTTGAGACGGAATGGAAGCAAATTTCTACCAATCTCAAAGTGAACAACTCCAATGGTTATCTTGTGCCGCAGGATGTGCTCATGACCGCCGCAATACCTGTGAATACTAGTGCTCCAATGAGTTTTACGGAGAATCTTGAGTTCCCTAATGATGAACTTTACTTCAACTTTCACTTCTCTGAGGTTCAAGCCTTAGAGGCCAACCAGACTAGAGAGTTCAGCATTTTGTGGAACGGAATAGTTATTTACAGCCCTTTGAGCCCTGAATATCTTCACGCCATCACTATGTTCAACCCGTCACCATCTCTTTGTGAAGTAGGGAAATGCTTATTAGAGCTTCAAAGAACTCAGAACTCAACTCTTCCGCCTCTTCTTAATGCCATTGAAGTTTTCACAGTGATCAATTTTCCGCAGTCTGAAACAAACGATGATGATg TGATTGCTATAACAAACATCAAAGACACCCACAGATTAAGTAGAATTTCATGGCAAGGAGATCCATGCGTCCCACGACAGTTTTTGTGGGATGGCCTAAGATGCAACGACACAGATGTGTCTAGCCCACCAAAAATCACTTCCTT AAACTTGTCTTCAAGTGGGTTAACAGGAACCATAGCAACTGGAATTCAAAATCTAACCAATCTCCAAAGGCT GGACTTGTCAAATAACAATTTGACAGGAGTAGTGCCGGAATTTCTAGCTAACATGAAACCGTTGCTGTTCAT AGACTTGAGGAAGAACAAACTGACTGGTTCAATTCCAAAGGCTCTACTTGATAGAGAAAAGAAAGGACTAAAATTATT TgttgatggagatgatgataaTAAGTGTTTATCCAGTTCATGTCTCCCAAAAAAGAAATTTCCAATAATGGCTGTTGCATTATCTGTTTCTGCGGTTGTGGTCATTGCAGTGGTAATGATTCTCATTTTTCTGTTCAGAAATGGAAAGCGATCAAGTTTAGGTA ATCTATTCCCTTTTCTTGTTATGCCACAAATAGGTATTACGTCAACTAGTATATCCGAAGAATCAATCGAGACAAAGAGGAGAAGATTTACTTATTCTGAAGTTGTggaaatgacaaaaaaattccaaaaaacctTAGGTGAAGGAGGTTTCGGAACCGTGTATTATGGTAATTTAAATGGTTCAGAGCAGGTAGCGGTTAAAGTActctcaaaatcatcatcacagGGCTATAAACACTTTAAGGCAGAG GTCGAACTTCTTCTAAGAGTTCACCACATAAACTTGGTGAGCCTAGTTGGATATTGTGATGAAAGAGATCACTTGGCTCTAATCTACGAATGCATGTCTAATGGAGACTTAAAAGATCATTTGTCAG GAAAACATGGTAACTCTGTTCTGAAATGGAGTACTAGACTAAGAATAGCTGTCGATGCTGCGCTAG GATTGGAATACTTACATTATGGATGTCGACCATCGATAGTGCATAGAGATGTCAAAAGTACCAATATACTGCTGGACGATCAGTTCATGGCCAAAATTGCTGATTTTGGGCTTTCAAGATCGTTCCAAATCGGAGAAGAATCACAAGCTTCGACAGTTGTTGCTGGTACTCTTGGATATCTTGATCCCGA ATATTATAGAACATGTCGGTTGGCTGAGATGAGCGATGTCTACAGTTTCGGTATTTTATTACTAGAGATTATCACAAACCAAAATGTGATTGACCAAGGACGCGAAAAGGCTCACATTACAGAATGGGTGGCACTTGTGCTTAAGGGAGGAGATGTCGCTAAGATTGTTGATCCTAACCTTCACGGTGAATACAACTCTCGTTCAGTTTGGAGAGCTCTTGAATTGGCTATGTCATGCGCAAACCCTTCTTCAGAACATCGACCAAACATGTCACACGTTGTTACCGATCTAAAAGAATGCATCTCTTCTGAAAAACCGATGCAATGTATGGACCACGACATGAATTCTAATAGTTCCCTCGAACAAAGTTCAAACTTTGATACTGAGGTGGTCCCTAGTGCAAGATAG
- the LOC104698913 gene encoding putative receptor-like protein kinase At3g46340 isoform X2, translating to MESPHRFLSVALILVLLSSDIHRVQAQAGFISLDCGLSPNELSPYIELETGLQFSSDSSFIRSGKIGKIDASVAWKYPKSRTTLRYFPDGIRNCYNLSVHQETKYLIRVTSNYGNYDGQNVSPRFDLYIGPNFWVTIDLGKHVNGDTWKEIIHIPKSNSLDVCLIKTGTSTPIISALELRSLPNDTYNTRSGSLKSILRAVLSESTKVIRYPNDFYDRIWVPHFETEWKQISTNLKVNNSNGYLVPQDVLMTAAIPVNTSAPMSFTENLEFPNDELYFNFHFSEVQALEANQTREFSILWNGIVIYSPLSPEYLHAITMFNPSPSLCEVGKCLLELQRTQNSTLPPLLNAIEVFTVINFPQSETNDDDVIAITNIKDTHRLSRISWQGDPCVPRQFLWDGLRCNDTDVSSPPKITSLNLSSSGLTGTIATGIQNLTNLQRLDLSNNNLTGVVPEFLANMKPLLFIDLRKNKLTGSIPKALLDREKKGLKLFVDGDDDNKCLSSSCLPKKKFPIMAVALSVSAVVVIAVVMILIFLFRNGKRSSFPFLVMPQIGITSTSISEESIETKRRRFTYSEVVEMTKKFQKTLGEGGFGTVYYGNLNGSEQVAVKVLSKSSSQGYKHFKAEVELLLRVHHINLVSLVGYCDERDHLALIYECMSNGDLKDHLSGKHGNSVLKWSTRLRIAVDAALGLEYLHYGCRPSIVHRDVKSTNILLDDQFMAKIADFGLSRSFQIGEESQASTVVAGTLGYLDPEYYRTCRLAEMSDVYSFGILLLEIITNQNVIDQGREKAHITEWVALVLKGGDVAKIVDPNLHGEYNSRSVWRALELAMSCANPSSEHRPNMSHVVTDLKECISSEKPMQCMDHDMNSNSSLEQSSNFDTEVVPSAR from the exons ATGGAGAGTCCTCATAGGTTTCTTTCGGTGGCACTTATATTAGTACTGCTTTCCTCTGATATTCACCGTGTTCAAGCTCAAGCAG GGTTCATCAGTTTAGATTGCGGGTTATCCCCGAATGAACTGTCTCCTTATATTGAGCTGGAAACTGGATTACAGTTCTCATCAGATTCAAGCTTCATCCGAAGTGGAAAGATTGGTAAAATTGATGCCAGTGTGGCGTGGAAGTACCCAAAGTCACGGACAACGCTGAGATACTTTCCAGACGGAATACGAAATTGTTATAATCTTAGCGTgcaccaagaaacaaaatatttgattaggGTCACAAGTAACTATGGAAATTACGATGGTCAAAACGTTTCTCCTAGATTTGATTTGTACATAGGCCCTAATTTCTGGGTAACAATAGATTTGGGGAAGCATGTAAATGGTGATACATGGAAGGAGATTATTCATATACCAAAGTCAAACTCTTTAGATGTGTGTCTTATAAAGACGGGCACATCAACGCCAATCATATCGGCCTTGGAACTAAGGTCTCTACCGAATGACACTTACAACACAAGATCAGGTTCTTTGAAGTCGATATTGAGGGCAGTTCTAAGTGAATCAACAAAAGTTATAAG GTACCCAAATGATTTCTACGATCGAATATGGGTTCCACACTTTGAGACGGAATGGAAGCAAATTTCTACCAATCTCAAAGTGAACAACTCCAATGGTTATCTTGTGCCGCAGGATGTGCTCATGACCGCCGCAATACCTGTGAATACTAGTGCTCCAATGAGTTTTACGGAGAATCTTGAGTTCCCTAATGATGAACTTTACTTCAACTTTCACTTCTCTGAGGTTCAAGCCTTAGAGGCCAACCAGACTAGAGAGTTCAGCATTTTGTGGAACGGAATAGTTATTTACAGCCCTTTGAGCCCTGAATATCTTCACGCCATCACTATGTTCAACCCGTCACCATCTCTTTGTGAAGTAGGGAAATGCTTATTAGAGCTTCAAAGAACTCAGAACTCAACTCTTCCGCCTCTTCTTAATGCCATTGAAGTTTTCACAGTGATCAATTTTCCGCAGTCTGAAACAAACGATGATGATg TGATTGCTATAACAAACATCAAAGACACCCACAGATTAAGTAGAATTTCATGGCAAGGAGATCCATGCGTCCCACGACAGTTTTTGTGGGATGGCCTAAGATGCAACGACACAGATGTGTCTAGCCCACCAAAAATCACTTCCTT AAACTTGTCTTCAAGTGGGTTAACAGGAACCATAGCAACTGGAATTCAAAATCTAACCAATCTCCAAAGGCT GGACTTGTCAAATAACAATTTGACAGGAGTAGTGCCGGAATTTCTAGCTAACATGAAACCGTTGCTGTTCAT AGACTTGAGGAAGAACAAACTGACTGGTTCAATTCCAAAGGCTCTACTTGATAGAGAAAAGAAAGGACTAAAATTATT TgttgatggagatgatgataaTAAGTGTTTATCCAGTTCATGTCTCCCAAAAAAGAAATTTCCAATAATGGCTGTTGCATTATCTGTTTCTGCGGTTGTGGTCATTGCAGTGGTAATGATTCTCATTTTTCTGTTCAGAAATGGAAAGCGATCAAGT TTCCCTTTTCTTGTTATGCCACAAATAGGTATTACGTCAACTAGTATATCCGAAGAATCAATCGAGACAAAGAGGAGAAGATTTACTTATTCTGAAGTTGTggaaatgacaaaaaaattccaaaaaacctTAGGTGAAGGAGGTTTCGGAACCGTGTATTATGGTAATTTAAATGGTTCAGAGCAGGTAGCGGTTAAAGTActctcaaaatcatcatcacagGGCTATAAACACTTTAAGGCAGAG GTCGAACTTCTTCTAAGAGTTCACCACATAAACTTGGTGAGCCTAGTTGGATATTGTGATGAAAGAGATCACTTGGCTCTAATCTACGAATGCATGTCTAATGGAGACTTAAAAGATCATTTGTCAG GAAAACATGGTAACTCTGTTCTGAAATGGAGTACTAGACTAAGAATAGCTGTCGATGCTGCGCTAG GATTGGAATACTTACATTATGGATGTCGACCATCGATAGTGCATAGAGATGTCAAAAGTACCAATATACTGCTGGACGATCAGTTCATGGCCAAAATTGCTGATTTTGGGCTTTCAAGATCGTTCCAAATCGGAGAAGAATCACAAGCTTCGACAGTTGTTGCTGGTACTCTTGGATATCTTGATCCCGA ATATTATAGAACATGTCGGTTGGCTGAGATGAGCGATGTCTACAGTTTCGGTATTTTATTACTAGAGATTATCACAAACCAAAATGTGATTGACCAAGGACGCGAAAAGGCTCACATTACAGAATGGGTGGCACTTGTGCTTAAGGGAGGAGATGTCGCTAAGATTGTTGATCCTAACCTTCACGGTGAATACAACTCTCGTTCAGTTTGGAGAGCTCTTGAATTGGCTATGTCATGCGCAAACCCTTCTTCAGAACATCGACCAAACATGTCACACGTTGTTACCGATCTAAAAGAATGCATCTCTTCTGAAAAACCGATGCAATGTATGGACCACGACATGAATTCTAATAGTTCCCTCGAACAAAGTTCAAACTTTGATACTGAGGTGGTCCCTAGTGCAAGATAG
- the LOC104698913 gene encoding putative receptor-like protein kinase At3g46340 isoform X4: MTKKFQKTLGEGGFGTVYYGNLNGSEQVAVKVELLLRVHHINLVSLVGYCDERDHLALIYECMSNGDLKDHLSGKHGNSVLKWSTRLRIAVDAALGLEYLHYGCRPSIVHRDVKSTNILLDDQFMAKIADFGLSRSFQIGEESQASTVVAGTLGYLDPETCRLAEMSDVYSFGILLLEIITNQNVIDQGREKAHITEWVALVLKGGDVAKIVDPNLHGEYNSRSVWRALELAMSCANPSSEHRPNMSHVVTDLKECISSEKPMQCMDHDMNSNSSLEQSSNFDTEVVPSAR; encoded by the exons atgacaaaaaaattccaaaaaacctTAGGTGAAGGAGGTTTCGGAACCGTGTATTATGGTAATTTAAATGGTTCAGAGCAGGTAGCGGTTAAA GTCGAACTTCTTCTAAGAGTTCACCACATAAACTTGGTGAGCCTAGTTGGATATTGTGATGAAAGAGATCACTTGGCTCTAATCTACGAATGCATGTCTAATGGAGACTTAAAAGATCATTTGTCAG GAAAACATGGTAACTCTGTTCTGAAATGGAGTACTAGACTAAGAATAGCTGTCGATGCTGCGCTAG GATTGGAATACTTACATTATGGATGTCGACCATCGATAGTGCATAGAGATGTCAAAAGTACCAATATACTGCTGGACGATCAGTTCATGGCCAAAATTGCTGATTTTGGGCTTTCAAGATCGTTCCAAATCGGAGAAGAATCACAAGCTTCGACAGTTGTTGCTGGTACTCTTGGATATCTTGATCCCGA AACATGTCGGTTGGCTGAGATGAGCGATGTCTACAGTTTCGGTATTTTATTACTAGAGATTATCACAAACCAAAATGTGATTGACCAAGGACGCGAAAAGGCTCACATTACAGAATGGGTGGCACTTGTGCTTAAGGGAGGAGATGTCGCTAAGATTGTTGATCCTAACCTTCACGGTGAATACAACTCTCGTTCAGTTTGGAGAGCTCTTGAATTGGCTATGTCATGCGCAAACCCTTCTTCAGAACATCGACCAAACATGTCACACGTTGTTACCGATCTAAAAGAATGCATCTCTTCTGAAAAACCGATGCAATGTATGGACCACGACATGAATTCTAATAGTTCCCTCGAACAAAGTTCAAACTTTGATACTGAGGTGGTCCCTAGTGCAAGATAG